The Triticum urartu cultivar G1812 chromosome 5, Tu2.1, whole genome shotgun sequence genome contains the following window.
TAGTTAACATCTTCTAGCGAAGAGTTTTATCATGCATGACCAGTTCAGTGTATAAACCTAGCCTTCCTGACTAGCTTCATGGCACCAGACCTCACCTGCTTCTTTTGCTAGAGTAAATAGTGCATCGAATGACTAGACTAGGCCAAGCGGCCACTCATAAACAGATTAATTTATTGGAGGTGTCTGTTGGCAGATTTAGTATAGAAAAAAAAGTTTCCAGATGATTTAATTGCTTCTATCACAAGCTTATTACAAAGAAACAACTCAAATATTAATTGTTTTTTTGGGACTCAGATATCTACAATAGTTTTTCTGGAGAATGATCAATCAAACTTACAAGACTTTGAACCCAAAGGAAGCTAAAACAGAACAATGAGGAAAAATAGAACTAATGACAACCACAACAACAAGTTTCATAGCAAAGGAAGCGTAGACTACTTCTTAGATGCACCAGAAAGACAGACCACAAGAACGACTCCTGGAAGCAACTTTTGCACATTCAACTTGAACATTGCAACCTCTAAGCACATTAACATATAATCATCTATTGGCTTTTGATTAAAGTTTTGCACAAACTTCTCAAGTTTCCTTTTAATATGCCTAAGCGCTATTGCATCATCTGGTGTATGTCTGAGTAGTAATTACGATTATTTATCCATCTCACCCAAGTCGGCACAATGCATGGAGGGTTGGTTCCACGAAAAGTCACGACCCATCACCATAGTTTATTAGATATCACATACTTGGTCATGGTGAGAACTGGTGCGCACAAGGTCAAGGAGGAGTTGAGAAAAGACAAGTGATGCAAAGCAATCGTTTTCTACCTAGACAATGTCATCTGCTTAGATTTATCCACTCTCCCTTCTTTTAAGTTGCTTCAGAATGCGTGCAACCAATTTTTTCAAGCTGTGGCCACTGACATAATCGAACTATATATTTGTCACCGGATTTGTCATGAACAAAACTGTGCACAAGATATGGCATGGGATAAAAAGGACATACACGTACTTATACGTTTATAGATATGTGTTAGCAGCTTAACATACATATGATTAGAAAGCACGGTTGGAGATATAATGGAATATCTTACCATCCTCCAGGAAAAATAAACAGAGAAACTAGGCAATATGAGTCACCTAGTGATATAAAAAAATTAAGGTTGCAGGTTGACGCAGTAGTTAAAGGATTGTGTCAATGAGGACGAAGATACGCACGCATAAACAATGATGGTAGAGAGCAGAAACAATTCACGTGATCTTAGTAAGAGTAGTTAACATCGTCTTGCTAAGAGAAGTTAGGTGGTCTCGGCGCGAGAAAGTCCAATGTTTCTTCCAGGTGGTGTGTGGTTGAATGTCGTCGTCGGTCCTGCTTGAGTCTTCAGGTGGTCCACCCTCTCTTGTGCTTCCTCTTAGCGTGTTTGGCTTGGTTTGCCATGCTTTCTTTAATCATCTTGTATGATGATTTGCTCAACACCATGTATTGTTCAGCCAAGCGGCCGAAGTCCGTTTTGTGATAAAATTCTTCTATGACAGGCTTGTTACAAAGAAACAACTCATATAATATTCATTTTTGGGCGGTTTAGGTAATAATCGTTTCTTTTGTGTATTtatgcatgttttttgtatgtaTGCTGGACCTAATTTTTGGAACCTGGTCTCCGGTGTGCCCAGTTTCTAACACTTAGTAAAGATCATATTTTTAGTTCTCAActtaagaaaaagaaaaataatacACATAAGTATTTTGATAAAACGGGACACCTCATCAAATTTCAATTAAAGCAACTGTCAATTGAACTTACAAGAGTTTGAACCAAAAGGAAGCTAAAATATTACATGCGGGAACCGTAAATTTCTTATTGCATGCACCAGAAAGCGAGAGAGCAGAACAACGATTCCAGGCTGCAACCTTTGCACATTCAACTTTCACATTTAAATCCTGAGAACAATCGGGCTCCAACCATTGCATACTTCTCATGTATTATAAGATAATCCTAGGTGTTCAACCCTAGGATCAAACATATACTGGATTACCAGATAATCATGTATTCTTTCTTTTTTACGTAACCATCTATTATTTCGGAACAAGGGGAAAAGAACCCAAAATATTTATGAGAAATACGACACATTAGAACCAAAAAAAAATATGAGATCATATCCGTGTGATAAACAACGATATTGTCAATTATTCTGAAGGTAGAAGTACATTCACTCATTACAGACACGGAATGGAATGGCATATGCTCCATTTATTTTATAGATTAGGATACATATCTAGAAACTCAAACATGTCCTTAATTTGCGCACTGATCTTCTGTGTAATCAGCCAACCTTTCACTTAGTTGTGGTTGTTCTCCCAGAACTGAGCCTGGAGCCAGTCTATTGTATTCTTTTCCACCTGAAACGCCTTGGCAAGAACATCATCGTATATTGGTGGGTCTGACCCAAACACTGCATTGGCAATTGTGATAGCCCCTGGGTTCTGGCTGCTGAGCGCGGCAATTGCAACGGCGGGCTGATGGGGGTTGGGGTTGAATTGGAAGTGGATGAGCCCCACGGGGAAGACAAACACATCACCTTTGTTGAGCACCTTCGAGAAGAACTTGTTTCTGGCTGGGGCGGGCAGGTTGGATGTGACAAAGCCAACGTATAGTGTCCCCTCGAGCACTGTGAGGATCTCAGTGGCGCGGGGGTGCGTATGTGGTGGGTTCTGGCCCAAGGGAGCATAGTCGATGCGCGCGATTGAGAAGATGCCGAGGGTGTTGAGTCCGGCAATCTGCATGACATTGATCAAGGTGACGTTGGAGCCAACCTTGTTGGTCACCCTAGGCTTGTCGAGGGCGGCTGCCTTGAAGAAGTCATCAGCATTGACCTCCATCGGGTTCTTGCAAACAAATCCATTGACACGCACTGGGTGCATAGAAGAGATGTAGAGGGTAAGCTTAGGTATTACTAGAAAGCTGTTTTAACATGCATATAATTTTCAGAAATTTATTTCAACATATGTATTTGGTGATAGCGGGACAGGAAAGCATGAAGTAAGTAGTACCTGGTGAATTGCATGTCGGCGACACAAAAGTCCTGGAGCGGGCCAGGGTCGGATGCAATGGCCTGCCATGAGACCAAGGCAAGAAGAGCgcaaggagaaggaaggaaggggaggaTGCCGATTTGATTTGAGCTTCTTTGGCTCTTCTTTTCTCTTGTTTTCCTGTTGTAGTGGAGTGATGATGGTTTGAGTATAGCAGGAAGCATGTGTTTATATAGGCGCGCAACAAGCAGTATGAACCTGGGCAATGGACATAGTCAAGTTGGAAAGGAGCAACCCATAGAAATGGTCTCTGGCTGGTGACTACTAGGTTATTTCGCATAAACTTTTGAGACGTGGTCAGCCATACTCAAATCTTTGATATATTACCATCAAGTTCCCTTTTCTTAGGGACACATTTCCCCTTTAATAATTTATAAATAAAGATGCAAATTAAGCTACTCCATCTGATGTACGGCTGAGGATTAGATATGAGTAACAGTCTGGATTGTGTCAACTATGCCTGGTCAAATATGAAATCGTGGCACGTCAATCCATGCATGAGTGCACCTAATACAACTATTATATGTAGCAGCCCCTGTTATGAAAGTCAATCAGATATACATCATGCCTGGTCAAATTTCTCTCCAAGAGGTTGAGTACTTGCGGCAAGAAGCGACGACGACGACACGGCGATGGAGAGCAGGAACTTTTCATCTGATCTTAACAAGAGTGGTtaacatcttgcaaagtgctttcATCATGCATGACCAGTTCAGTGCATAAATCTAACAATCTAGTCCTGGCTAAGGAAGGTTCATGACCAGTTTTGTCATGGATGATCAGGTCCATGCATCTTACAACAACACACATGGCAGCCTTCTCTGGTTTACTCCAACAGGAAGGAGAACCGGAAGCTACCTACAGCGACGAGGAGGAGCGCGCGCGCTGCTGGCGGGTGTAGTCCCAGATGGCGATGGCGGCGCTGACATGTACGTTGAGTGACCGGACGACGCCAAGCTGCGGGATCTCGACGCAAACATCCACCGCCTCCTGGATGATGTCCACCGGGATGCCCTCCTTCTCCCTGCCCAGCACCACCACCGTCTTGGCCGGGAACACAAACTCGTCTAGCGCCACGCTGTTGGCTGTCTGCTCCAGACCCACCACCGTGTACCCCTCCGCCCGCTTCCTCTGTAAAAACGCCCTCACGCTCTCCACCGGCACCTCCACCATCGGCACCCACTTCTCCGCAGTCACGCTGATCAGCCGGAACTGCTTGTCCTGGACCACCCCCATGTCCCCCACcgccagcccgcccgccctgaaTATCTCGCACGTCCGGGTCAGCCCCGCCAGGTTCGGGATCCGCTCCACCAGCGACGCCACCACGATCAGATCCTGCCGGCTCTGCCTCACAGtctccgccgcctccttcctTGATTCCACCGCAAGGTTGAACGTGTCGTCGTCTTCCTCCATCTCGAAGAGCAGTCGTGAGATGTCATTGTTGCCCATGACCGCGCTGTTGCTGCTCGCTGCTTGCTCCGAGTCCCGGTGGGGTATGATCTTCTTCTGGAAATCTTGACTGGCTACTATCTTCTCTTCGGTGCCCTCCTCGTGTTTTCTCACCGCCAGACCCTCGTTCTTGATTGTTGCTGAATCCTTTATCATAGAATGCCTCAGCTCCTCCCTCACGTCCTGATGGTACATACAGCGAAATAATTAGGGGGATGCAGTTTCAAGCAACACAAGAAGATACCTCAAGTTCAAAGTGCTTACATTCAAAAAGTTATTTACTCGCTCCAACACCGACACTGGAACACATTCAAAGCCAGACGACTGCATAAAAAAACAGCATATTCAGAATTATAACAGAAATGCCGAAAGGTTCAGTGCTGTATAAAAAAACATAATAACGTCCCTAGAATCCTCCATGTTACTCATTTCCTGACAAAATGAACAGTGGCCTTAAATTTCTTGGGGACAGAGAATACACGAACCTCAATGCGGGCCGTAAATATTCCCAGTGGAGTCCCAGATATATCAGGATCAAAAACATCAAGGAAACCTTCGATTGAAACTCTTAGCCTGAAATCAAAACATATGAATGATAAAGACATTCAAGATGAAAATTATATTAACACCTTGAGGATCTTTTCTAGATTCAGAAAAGGAAAACAAGTAGGGTATATGAGTTGACAGTACAGGTACGGGAGGAAAGTTCCTCATTAAAACTCCTGATGGTAGTATATTGAGAGAAGTTTTAATAGGGTGATGCCCAGTATATAGCCTAGCTAATAAACAAAAGAAAACAGAGTATGTGGATGTACCTTGCGCAGTCGGTATTCTCTGCCAGATACTTTTTCAAATCTTGAAAGCACCTCCTCTCGATGGATGGATTTTCTGAGCTTTCTAGTTGCAAAATATGCCACAACTTGGAAAAAACAGTGTGGACAAGTAGCTGTGGTACAATATAGATCTTCAGTCGACTAGTACAAATATAACGCTTGAGAAAAATGTAGCCCCGCATAATTTTTAAGTACATAGTTTTACCTGAGTGAAACTACGTAGACTGTGATGATGGGATGTCAAAAATGAAATTATTGGAGGAAGCAGTTGATTAAGATGGTTTCTCTGGACAACCAGCTCCCCTGAATGGAGGATTACGTTTGCTGCTATAAAAACATATGAAGATAGTGCCTGCAAAGAGGAGATGCATAAATATACAGACCAAAATGGAAAGACATCTCACTAAATGTTCACCTGTTGTCGCATTCCGTGGTCATTAAAAATAGGAACAAGCTGTGCTTCAGCCTGCAAATAATAATCATCAGAAAGGTCAATAGTTACAGACAAGGAGATTGTACTGACATCTAAAGAAGTGTGTAATGGTCGCACAGGTCAACAAGCATTGACATGAAGGAGCTCTCACCAGTGTTGGAAATTTTAAGTAAATAAGTATAGCAAACGTCTCCAAATACTGCCGGACAGCAGGTAGGTTATTTCTCTGCACAGACAAAAGTGTGTCATTTGACCTTGCAATGCAGTAAAATAGCAATTATGCATGGAAAATAAATTGATCTCTAAATGTTCTAGATCCTTAAGAATTTAAACTCGAGACAGGTTTGATTATATACAATTGCATAAAATGGAAATTATGCATGGAAAATAAATTGATCTCTAAATGTTATAGATCTCCAAGTTGATATCTAAATGTGCTAAATCCTTCAGAATTTAAACTCTGAAGAGAAAACTAAGACTATTCGACCTGTTTGAAGGGACCTACAGAAAGTCTAGATATATATATTATATACGATTGCATAAAGCAAAAGTGCAAAGCACATAAGATTAAGAATATCCTTACGTAAAGACAGGTGTGAACAGTAGATGTCACTTCCTCAACTATGTCTTCCTCTACATAGTGTGacaaaacacatatcatctgCCACACACGAACTTTGCGCCTATGTACCTGATAAGATGGATGTTTCAGAAATATGGCACAAAACAGCAAGGTTTTCGATACAAAGAAACATGCTTACACTGCTGTATTTCTTGTAAAGTTCTTTCGAGAG
Protein-coding sequences here:
- the LOC125506508 gene encoding germin-like protein 8-11 — protein: MEVNADDFFKAAALDKPRVTNKVGSNVTLINVMQIAGLNTLGIFSIARIDYAPLGQNPPHTHPRATEILTVLEGTLYVGFVTSNLPAPARNKFFSKVLNKGDVFVFPVGLIHFQFNPNPHQPAVAIAALSSQNPGAITIANAVFGSDPPIYDDVLAKAFQVEKNTIDWLQAQFWENNHN